From the genome of Buchnera aphidicola (Therioaphis trifolii):
CGAGTGGATTCGAACCACTGACTTTCATCATGTCATGATGATACTCTAACCAACTGAGTTACGAACGTAAATTTTTAAAATAATATATTTTATATATTATAATATATCATATATATTATAATTTTATAATTATTTTTTTATTTATTTATATAAGGTTTTTATGTTTACTGGTATTGTACATGGGATTTCTATTGTATTATCTATTTTAAAAAAAAAAAATTTTTTAACTTTAAAAACACAATTTCCAGTTTGTTTAATTAAAAATTTAAAAGTTGGCGCTTCCATTTCAAATAATGGATGTTGTTTAACAGTTTCAAAAATTAAAAATTGTAATGTATATTTTGATATTATAGAAGAAACTTTAAAAAAAACTAATTTTTCTTTATTAAAAATTGGTTCTCAAATTAATATTGAACGATCATTAAAATATGGGGATGAAATTGGTGGTCATTTTATTTTAGGGCATATT
Proteins encoded in this window:
- a CDS encoding riboflavin synthase subunit alpha, with product MFTGIVHGISIVLSILKKKNFLTLKTQFPVCLIKNLKVGASISNNGCCLTVSKIKNCNVYFDIIEETLKKTNFSLLKIGSQINIERSLKYGDEIGGHFILGHIIGTAKILNIMNSDNNKKIFFQVNDSKIMKYIFFKGFISIDGISLTIGNVLKNGFYISFIPETIMSTNIKLKNIGDIVNIEIDYYTQIIIDKLESYININTLKK